In Exiguobacterium sp. 9-2, the genomic window ACCGAATGCTTTTAAAGCTTCAGATTTCGCTCGTTCAATCATGTCTGGAAGCTCTTCTTCTGTCCGGACGACACGCATACCACGTCCACCACCACCAAGCGATGCTTTGACCATGAGTGGATAGCCTGCTTCTTTTGCGAACGCATACGCTTCATCAATTGATGAGATCGGACCATCTGTTCCTGGAATGACAGGAAGACCCGCTTCAATTGCAGTCGTCCGTGCCCGTACCTTATCTCCGAACTTATACAGGTGATCTTCTTGCGGCCCGATGAAGATGATTCCTTCTTCGCGGCAACGTTTGGCTAGCTCAATATTCTCAGAGAGGAATCCATAACCAGGATGGATCGCATCACATTCGGCTTTTTTCGCTGTTGCGATGATATCTTCAATGTCGAGGTAGGCTTCGATCGGTTTTTTTCCTTCTCCGATCCGGTACGCTTCATCGGCTTTATAACGATGAAGAGAACCCATGTCCTCTCGTGAATAAATAGCAACGGTACGAATACCGAGTTCTGTCGCTGCACGGAAAACGCGAATCGCGATCTCCCCGCGGTTTGCTACGAGAATCTTCTGGATTTTAGTCAACTGATGCTCCCCCTTTAGTTAATGAGCTCGTGGCACTCATCGAACGTGCAGTTTGCACTTCTTTATGATAAGCCACCCGATATTTGTTTTGCATAGAAATGTTTGCCATTACACCAAGCATCGTACTCATGACGAGTAACGATGACCCACCGTAACTGATGAATGGCAAGGTGACACCTGTACCTGGAAACAGACCAGACATGGCTGCAATATTGATACATGTCTGGATGAAAATAATACCGGAAATCCCAAGTGCGAGCATGCTCGAATAAAGTGAGACACACCGGTTAGCGATGATCGCCCCTTGAATCATCAGGTAAAACAATAGACCGAGTACGACAAGGACCCCGATGAAGCCGAGTTCTTCCGAGATGATCGACATGATGTAGTCGGTTTCAGGCTCTGGCAGATAACCATACTTTTGAAAACTATTCCCAAGACCCACTCCGAACAATCCCCCATGGGCAATCGATATGACGGAGTTGATGAGCTGATATCCCTTACCTTCTGCGTCAAGAAAGGGATTTAAACTCGCTTGAATCCGTTGCATCTGATTATCCGAAAAATTGTTCCATGCGTACAAGAAGATGATCGGAACGGTAACGACACATAACATGATGTAACCACTCGGTAATCCTACTGCAAATAAAATCATCGCCGTGATGAGTAACAGAATGAATAATCCGCCGTCATCCGGTTGCATACGAATGATGATCGCGTAAGGTGCAAGTAACACAAGCATTGGAATCAAGATCCAGTCCGAGAAACTAAGTAAAATCCGTTTTCCGGAGGACGTCGCTGGAATTTGACGATGGATGAAGTGATGGACAATCCCAATCACGCCATCCATCTTTCCTTTGTGCTTTTGATCAAAATAACTGGCAAGCCCGACGACGAGCACGAATTTACAAAGCTCGATTGGTTGAATTAAGAAGATACCGAAGTTCAACCAGGCGCGAGCTCCGTTTAGGGGAGCCGAAAATAGTGTTGCCATCAGCATCAACCATGTAATCGCGTACAAGAGTAAACGAATGACTGGTCCACGAAATACTTCATGATTCACTTGCGAAACTAAAAGGAACAGCACGATGGCCATCGCATCGAACATCAACTGCTTCTCAAAGAAGGACGTATTCGCATAATCGCCACCGTTCCAAACGCTGGCACTATAGACCATGACTGTACTGATCGCCATGAGGATGAGCATCGTAAAGAAGAGACCGTAGTCAAAAAATGCTCGTTTTTCTTTAAACTTCGCTAACATATGTACACGTCCTTTTTTTCGTTTTCTAAAAAAAAATACCCAAACGCCGCATTTCACGTTTGAGTAGAAAATCAGCACGTCTCCGCATCATGTAAATCAGATAATTGCTGTTCAAGTGATTCGAGCAACTGTTTCCCTTCACCCGCATCAATCAGTTCAAGACGTACCGCAAAATCAATCTGACGGGACAATCCGAACATTTGTGTATCCAATACTTCCTCGTAAAGAGGACATTGTGGCATCGTTAAATTCGCAAGCTGGACCTCGATCAACCGGCGGATTTTTTGTGCATCCGCTTCTAGTAGCTCAAGAGCGCGCTGGCGATGAACTGTCTCGATTTCAGTTGACAATCCAATCCCTCCTCA contains:
- a CDS encoding FtsW/RodA/SpoVE family cell cycle protein yields the protein MLAKFKEKRAFFDYGLFFTMLILMAISTVMVYSASVWNGGDYANTSFFEKQLMFDAMAIVLFLLVSQVNHEVFRGPVIRLLLYAITWLMLMATLFSAPLNGARAWLNFGIFLIQPIELCKFVLVVGLASYFDQKHKGKMDGVIGIVHHFIHRQIPATSSGKRILLSFSDWILIPMLVLLAPYAIIIRMQPDDGGLFILLLITAMILFAVGLPSGYIMLCVVTVPIIFLYAWNNFSDNQMQRIQASLNPFLDAEGKGYQLINSVISIAHGGLFGVGLGNSFQKYGYLPEPETDYIMSIISEELGFIGVLVVLGLLFYLMIQGAIIANRCVSLYSSMLALGISGIIFIQTCINIAAMSGLFPGTGVTLPFISYGGSSLLVMSTMLGVMANISMQNKYRVAYHKEVQTARSMSATSSLTKGGASVD
- a CDS encoding YlaN family protein, with product MSTEIETVHRQRALELLEADAQKIRRLIEVQLANLTMPQCPLYEEVLDTQMFGLSRQIDFAVRLELIDAGEGKQLLESLEQQLSDLHDAETC